The Aneurinibacillus migulanus genome contains the following window.
TTGTAGATACGCCGGGAGAGTATACGGAAAATCCGTTATTCTACAAAAATATCATGGCTACGGCGCTTGAAGTGACACACGTATTGTTTGTTCAGGATGCAACCAAGTCGAAAACGATCTTCCCTCCCGGATTCGCTTCCGGCATACCGAAGCTATCCATCGGCGTGGTGACTAAAATCGATGCACCGAATGCTGATCGAGTTCGTGCAGCAAAGCAGATAAGGAAAGCGATGCCGGATGGCCCTATCGTATATGTATCCGCCTACGAGAAGCAAGGTCTGGATGAAATCCGTTCGCTCGTAGCGTGCAACTCACGCCTGCAGATGAGAGAGTATTGCTTGAATTTAGAATCAACAAATATTTCGGATATGTAAACCTTTACACGGTTTATATTTTTTAGTATGATAATGATAATAAAATGAATATCAAACAGGCAAAGGCGCCTATCAACAATGGGGAAGTGTGCATGTTGAAGGAGCCTTTTTTGTTAAAAGGAGTCTTTCTCATGAACGATGTG
Protein-coding sequences here:
- a CDS encoding EutP/PduV family microcompartment system protein — protein: MAKAKQHRAMLIGAIGAGKSTLTNALLGRDVPAIKTQSLLYYDWIVDTPGEYTENPLFYKNIMATALEVTHVLFVQDATKSKTIFPPGFASGIPKLSIGVVTKIDAPNADRVRAAKQIRKAMPDGPIVYVSAYEKQGLDEIRSLVACNSRLQMREYCLNLESTNISDM